A DNA window from Hydractinia symbiolongicarpus strain clone_291-10 chromosome 6, HSymV2.1, whole genome shotgun sequence contains the following coding sequences:
- the LOC130647057 gene encoding F-box/LRR-repeat protein 15-like, with product MKSLIDLPWEDILCKHVLPFINLKDVHQLQCVSRAFYDIVELYLQEYCQELDFTTYGGKKFFSSSVFRKIMKNKTNLCFLNLTNCKSWVTDNCIVPVLQSNSKITCLISPDCYNLTDLYFSCIAYELQLLQKLDLSYCRQLPNESLCLIGEKCSQLQLLNVSGCWNINDFAINCVTSNNRNLHVLQIELCYAVTSVSISKLAKNCLKLQLLNIKGCWRVKDIAIKLIGEYCKQLKELHVRDCTNITEISLARLRPRNVIIDRKSPHYLLNSDNAHKILLQI from the coding sequence ATGAAATCTTTGATTGATCTCCCATGGGAAGatattttatgtaaacatgTGCTcccatttataaatttaaaagatgTACACCAGTTACAGTGTGTGAGTAGAGCTTTTTATGACATTGTAGAACTTTATCTGCAAGAGTATTGCCAAGAATTAGATTTTACTACTTATGGTGGTAAAAAGTTCTTTAGCAGCAGTGTTTTtcgaaaaataatgaaaaacaagacaaacttgtgttttttaaacttAACGAACTGTAAAAGTTGGGTAACTGATAACTGCATTGTCCCTGTCCTGCAAAGCAACAGCAAAATTACTTGTCTTATTTCACCGGATTGTTACAATCTAACAGATTTATACTTCTCTTGTATTGCTTATGAGCTGCAACTATTGCAAAAGTTAGACCTGTCATATTGTAGACAACTACCAAATGAATCATTGTGTTTAATCGGGGAAAAATGCAGTCAATTGCAGCTATTAAACGTGTCCGGTTGTTGGAATATCAATGACTTTGCGATCAACTGCGTCACTAGCAACAATAGAAATTTGCACGTTTTACAGATTGAGTTATGTTATGCTGTTACAAGTGTGTCGATTTCTAAACTTGCAAAAAACTGTTTGAAACTACAGCTACTCAACATAAAGGGTTGTTGGAGAGTTAAAGACATTGCCATCAAATTGATAGGTGAATATTGTAAACAATTAAAGGAGTTGCATGTTAGAGATTGCACTAACATTACTGAGATAAGTCTTGCAAGGTTGCGACCACGAAATGTtattattgacagaaaatcaCCTCATTATCTGTTGAATTCAGATAATGCTCacaaaattttgttgcaaataTGA
- the LOC130647053 gene encoding uncharacterized protein LOC130647053, giving the protein MDKQQQQPFYGESSHSHLPPMSSTQFTQQSPLYQLQRQMSDSYTQDRHQQHLNYPPYNVLSPVQPFNQMFTNNSQNFNHSNNQMYGPMSVNPNMTRYPGFDNQQELYPNGMTTLQKGLSLNKNNFDNADLSMYSTQNNQSMMGQMPMSNFPQRNIPQENSYLSMLSTSVSPVQLNNETPQALYSKSLMQRLTKSGSSTYDYHADQNFHNGSNRLDEPLVDNKGKRNFLMQQLRKKAEQPKADVVSNQLAPEKAHADLPADPSEPPFLGSAEDLDMMAKNLMDEVDGLTFDSFQEFLGSPLLTLGQGIMHSPMSVESNKTDSSSGSLKDLRNLRSLSLVVSPTSADANVTFSAPVTPSDVIVSPTCDKSEKKSQNKTVKRTVKKKQSLEECQKTINKSSIIPKNKDFSKPLKEIVPQNVSPFENDKDDVFKRDNLNTANFMSLKAIHNPYPDGKPPSFIHRSMSTPGLDMGTKNTRQTRRTIRKSDSDGLLKVARVNPLKINRKMTGHENLTPRSAFSPPSVDGDIQSDKTIDFSSDIKYEADPTQSIKGLYFENKSFYKIRKNLRELASLRSETARSFPPGKFSQKCSKLFLNQLMSMKPDKWVLKSVEPDVKNDKDINLKSFTERKIKILDNISQEYISEYIEPSDAQPFTYLSDDLNKKQQPSEKLMNLLTDKKILSPVQKDSCSIKVL; this is encoded by the exons atggataAGCAGCAGCAACAACCATTTTATGGCGAGTCTTCTCATTCCCATCTTCCTCCGATGTCATCAACCCAATTTACTCAACAATCTCCATTATATCAACTTCAGAGACAGATGAGCGATTCTTATACTCAGGACAGACACCAGCAGCATTTAAATTACCCGCCATATAATGTTCTATCACCGGTACAACCTTTTAACCAAATGTTTACTAATAATTCTCAAAATTTTAACCACAGTAACAATCAAATGTATGGTCCAATGTCGGTAAATCCGAACATGACTAGATACCCTGGTTTTGATAATCAACAGGAACTTTATCCAAACGGAATGACTACGTTGCAAAAAGGACTTTCATTAAACAAGAATAATTTTGATAACGCTGATCTTAGCATGTATTCCACACAAAACAATCAGTCTATGATGGGACAGATGCCAATGTCAAATTTTCCACAAAGAAATATTCCACAAGAAAATTCCTATTTAAGCATGCTTTCGACATCAGTAAGCCCTGTGCAATTAAATAACGAAACACCTCAAGCTCTCTATTCGAAATCTTTAATGCAGCGCTTAACGAAGAGTGGCAGTAGTACATATGATTATCATGCTGACCAAAATTTTCATAATGGCAGTAACAGGTTAGATGAACCGCTTGTTGATAATAAaggaaaaagaaactttttaatgCAGCAGTTGAGAAAAAAAGCGGAACAACCTAAAGCAGATGTGGTGTCAAACCAGTTAGCACCAGAAAAAGCTCATGCAGATTTACCTGCTGATCCCAGTGAACCACCATTTTTAGGATCAGCCGAAGATTTGGATATGATGGCGAAGAATCTTATGGATGAAGTTGATGGT ctAACGTTCGATTCATTTCAAGAATTTCTTGGTAGTCCGCTGCTTACATTAGGACAAGGAATCATGCATTCACCCATGTCAGTTGAATCAAACAAAACAGACTCCTCCTCGGGCTCGCTGAAAGACTTGAGAAATTTGAGATCTCTATCGCTTGTAGTATCACCTACAAGCGCAGACGCAAATGTAACGTTCTCTGCGCCGGTGACACCATCGGATGTCATAGTGTCGCCTACGTGCGATAAATCAGAGAAAAAGAGTCAGAATAAAACTGTGAAACGTACTGTAAAAAAGAAGCAGTCTTTAGAAGAGTgtcaaaaaacaattaataaatCGAGTATAATTCCAAAAAACAAAGACTTTTCAAAGCCGCTAAAGGAGATAGTTCCACAAAATGTATCACCGTTTGAGAACGATAAGGATGACGTGTTTAAAAGAGACAATCTAAACACAGCAAACTTTATGAGTTTAAAGGCTATACACAACCCCTACCCAGATGGAAAACCGCCGTCTTTCATTCACCGTTCGATGAGCACGCCTGGACTGGATATGGGTACAAAAAACACGAGGCAAACCCGCCGAACTATTCGCAAAAGTGATAGCGATGGTTTGCTTAAAGTGGCGCGAGTTAATCCTCTGAAGATAAACCGGAAAATGACCGGCCACGAAAACTTAACACCACGCAGTGCGTTTAGTCCACCCAGTGTTGATGGCGACATACAAAGTGATAAAACAATAGATTTTAGTAGCGATATAAAATACGAAGCTGATCCTACGCAATCCATTAAGGGTTTATATTTCGAGAATAAAAGCTTCTACAAAATACGTAAAAACTTACGCGAATTAGCGTCACTACGGTCGGAAACGGCCCGCAGTTTTCCACCGGGTAAATTTTCTCAGAAGTGTTCTAAACTTTTTCTCAATCAGTTGATGAGCATGAAACCTGACAAGTGGGTTTTAAAAAGTGTCGAACCAGATGTAAAAAATGACAAGGATATCAACTTGAAAAGTTTCACGGAgaggaaaattaaaattttagataatatTTCACAGGAATAT ATCTCCGAATATATTGAACCTTCCGACGCTCAACCATTCACCTATCTCAGCGACgatctaaataaaaaacaacagccATCAGAGAAACTCATGAACCTGCTAACAGATAAGAAAATATTAAGTCCTGTTCAAAAGGACTCGTGCAGTATAAAAGTGCTTTAA